The Sorangiineae bacterium MSr11954 DNA segment GGATCCGCGTTGCATCGCCGAAGCCGAGGCCATCCTCAAGGAGGCCGCGCGCATGGGGTGCGTCGGGTCGCTGCAGCTCGAGGCTGCGGTTCAATCCGCGCACGTCGATGCGCGGCGCTCGGGATCCCGCGATGATCATGGGTTGTCGCTCCTGTACGAGGCGCTCGTCCAAATGGCGCCGACCCTCGGGGTGCGCGTGGCGCACGCGATCGCCCTGTCGAACACGGAGGGCCCGGCGCGCGGGCTGGAGCGGCTCGATGCGATCGGATCGGCGCACGACTATCAGCCCTACTGGTCCGCGCGCGCGCACCTGCTCGAGCGGCTCGGCCGGCTCGATGAGGCCCGCGAGGCCTACAACCGCGCGGCCGGTCTCGCCGAAGAGGACGGCATCCGCCGTTGGCTGCTGGCCAAAAAGCGAGCGCTGGGGGGCACGGCGGGCGCATCGGGCGCAAACCGCGACGGCGTGTAGAAATCGGTCGTCCTGGGGCGACATGGGGTGTGGGACGCCGATCGCGTCCGCACACAACCCATCGAAGGTACCCGGAGGCGAATGATGAAGCTTTACATGATTCCGTTGTCCCCAAACGTCCGGCGCGTCCAGCTCACGGCGGCCGTGCTCGGCCTCGAGCTCGAGGAAGAGCAGCTCGATTTCACCAAGGGTGAGCACAAGACCCCGGAGTACCTGGCGCTAAACCCGAACGGCGCCGTCCCAACGCTGGTGGATGGTGATCGGGTGCTCACGGAGTCGCGGGCCATCATGCACTACTTCGCCTCCAAGAAGCCCGAGTCGGGTCTGATCCCGCGCGACGAAGCGGCGCGCGCCGATGTGACGCGATGGATGTTCTGGGACGCCTCGCACTTCTGGCCGCCGCTCGTCACGCTGGTGGTCGAGAAGATCGTCAAGGCCATCCTGGGCATGGGCGAGCCGGATCCGCGCAAGATCGAGGAGGCCATCACGGGCTTCCGCCGCTTCGGCGCTGTGCTCGACCAGCGGCTTCAGGGCAAACCCTATGTCGTGGGCAGCTCCCTGACCCTCGCCGATCTCACGCTCGCCTGTTCCCTCATGCACGCCAAGCAAACGGGCGCGCCGCTCGGCGAGTTCCCAAACATCGCGTCCTGGTTCGCGCGCATCTGCGACTTGGA contains these protein-coding regions:
- a CDS encoding glutathione S-transferase family protein, with the protein product MIPLSPNVRRVQLTAAVLGLELEEEQLDFTKGEHKTPEYLALNPNGAVPTLVDGDRVLTESRAIMHYFASKKPESGLIPRDEAARADVTRWMFWDASHFWPPLVTLVVEKIVKAILGMGEPDPRKIEEAITGFRRFGAVLDQRLQGKPYVVGSSLTLADLTLACSLMHAKQTGAPLGEFPNIASWFARICDLDAWKKTNRQ